The following nucleotide sequence is from Pseudomonas sp. S09G 359.
CATGCCGACCGCTTTTACGGTGTCGTACAGGCGTGCATCTTCACCCGGGTGACCGGCGGCAGACATCCAGTTGGCCGACAGTTTGATGTCGGACAGCTTGCCGATGCGCGACGCAGCAATGTTGGTGAGGGTTTCACCAATAGCCATGCGGCCCGACGCCGGAGCGTCCAGCAGGGCCAGCGGCGTGCGCTCACCCATGGCCATGGCTTCACCGGTGTACACGTCGAAGCTGGTGGCGGTGACGGCAACGTCGGCCACCGGAACCTGCCACGGGCCGACCATTTGGTCACGGGCAACCAGGCCGGTGATGGTGCGGTCGCCGATGGTGATCAGGAAGCTTTTGCTCGCCACGGCCGGGTGGTGCAGCACGCGTTCGATGCTGTCGGCCAGTTCGAGTGTGCTTGGGTCGAAATCATCGCCCAGCTCGGCTTCACGTACTGCCGAACGGTGCATGCGCGGGGCTTTGCCCAGCAGCACTTCCAGCGGCATGTCGACCGGGCTGTTGCCGAAGTGGCTGTCGGTAACAGTCAACTGCGGCTCGGCAGTGGCTTCGCCGACCACCGCAAACGGGCAGCGCTCGCGTTCGCAGATGGCCTGGAAGCGCGCGAAGTCTTCAGGGCCAACGGCCAATACGTAACGCTCTTGGGATTCGTTGCTCCAGATTTCGTGCGGGGCCATGCCCGGCTCGTCGTTTGGAATGTTGCGCAGTTCGAAACGGCCACCGCGGTCGCCATCGTTGACCAGTTCCGGGAAGGCGTTGGACAAACCGCCAGCGCCGACGTCGTGGATGAAGCTGATCGGGTTCTTGTCACCCAACTGCCAGCAACGGTCGATGACTTCCTGGCAGCGACGCTCCATCTCTGGGTTTTCGCGCTGTACGGAAGCGAAGTCGAGGTCGGCCGAGCTGGTGCCGGTGGCCATGGAGGAAGCTGCGCCGCCGCCGAGGCCGATGAGCATGGCCGGGCCGCCGAGGACGATCAGCTTGGAGCCGACCAGGATCTCGCCTTTCTTGACGTGTTCTTCACGGATGTTGCCCATGCCGCCGGCCAACATGATCGGCTTGTGGTAGCCGCGCACTTCATCGCCACGCGGGGTGGTGATGGACTGTTCGAAGGTACGGAAATAACCGGTGAGCGCCGGGCGCCCGAACTCGTTGTTGAACGCGGCGCCGCCCAGCGGGCCTTCGATCATGATGTCGAGTGCGGTAACGATGCGCTCAGGCTTGCCGTACGGCACTTCCCACGGCTGTTCGAAACCCGGGATCTGCAGGTTGGACACGGTGAAACCGGTGAGGCCCGCCTTTGGCTTGGCGCCACGGCCGGTTGCGCCTTCGTCGCGGATTTCGCCGCCGGAACCGGTGGCTGCGCCCGGGAACGGGGCAATCGCGGTCGGGTGGTTGTGGGTCTCAACCTTCATCAGGATGTGCACCGGCTCCTGCACCGCGCCGTACTGGCGGGTTTCAGGGTCCGGGAAGAAACGCCCGGCGACGGAGCCGACGATCACCGAAGCGTTGTCCTTATAAGCCGACAGAACGCCTTCGCTGTGCATCACGTAGGTGTTCTTGATCATGCCGAACAGGCTTTTTTCCTGGCTCTGGCCGTCGATGTCCCAACTGGCGTTGAAGATCTTGTGGCGGCAGTGCTCGGAGTTGGCCTGGGCGAACATCATCAGTTCGATGTCGTGCGGGTTGCGCTTCAAGCCGTTGAAGGCCTCGACCAGGTAGTCGATCTCGTCTTCGGCGAGCGCCAGGCCCAGCTCGGTGTTGGCCTTCTCGAGGGCGGCGCGGCCACCGCCAAGCACGTCAATCGCGGTGAGCGGCTTGGGCGCGGCATGGCTGAACAGGCCGGCAGCCTGTTCCAGCTGGCTGACGATGATCTGGGTCATGCGGTCGTGCAGGCTGCTGGCGATCAGCTCGGCTTCGGCATCGCTGAACTGGCCAGCGACGTAGAAGGCGATACCGCGCTCCAGGCGCTGGATTTTTTCCAGGCCGCAGTTACGGGCGATATCGCTGGCCTTGCTCGACCAGGGCGAGATGGTGCCGAACCGCGGCAGAACCAGGAACAAGCGGCCGGTTGGCTCTTGAACAGGAACGCTGGGGCCGTACTTCAGAAGGCGTGCGAGCACTTGCTGTTCGTCGGCGGTCAACACGCCGGTAACGTCGGCGAAGTGAGCAAATTCAGCATACAGGCCTGTAACAGCTGGAACCTTCTGGCTCAGTTGCTCAAGGAGTTTGCTGTGGCGAAAGGCAGAAAGGGCAGGAGCGCCGCGCAGGATCAACATCTTCGGGACAGCCTCGGGAAGGGGGTGTGCTTTGAGGCCGTGCATTCTAGCGTAAACCGCCGCCAACGGCACCCGAAACGGCACCACTGGCTGCTGCCGAACGTCAGTTGGCACGGTTTGCACGCTATCGGGGCGTTATCCGAGGCATTCCGTGCAGTTATTTTAACCGTCACAATCGGCCGCCAGGCCACGTTTCTGCGGGCTGCAGCACAGTTTTGGCGGTGCTAGCAGACAAGTCCGCCGCTGTCGAGATATGGCGCCGTGGGCCGTTTGCGTATACTGCGCAGATGTTCTCCCCAACTGCTTTGCGCCCGCGATGCGCCAAATGGCTCATCGCAACCGGACTCTTCCTGATGCTCAGCGCCTGTGTTGATAAACCCAGCACGCTCGAGCGAATCAAGGAGGATGGCGTATTGCGGGTGATTACCCGAAACAGCCCCGCTACGTATTTCCAGGACCGCAACGGTGAAACCGGTTTCGAATACGAACTGGTCAAGCGCTTTGCCGATGACCTGGGGGTGAAGCTGGAAATCGAGACCGCCGACAACCTCGATGATCTGTTCGGCCAACTGGGCAAGCCCAACGGCCCGGTGCTGGCCGCCGCCGGCCTGGTGAGCAGCGAGCAGCGCAAGCAGCAGGTGCGTTTCTCCCACCCGTACCTTGAAGTGACCCCGCAGATCATCTACCGCAACGGCCAATCACGTCCGACCAACGCGGCGGACCTGGTGGGCAAGAAGATCATGGTGCTCAAGGGCAGCACCCACGCCGAGCAACTGGCGGCGCTGAAACAGCAGAACCCGGCAATCGAGTACGAGGAATCCGACGCCGTCGAGGTGGTCGACCTGCTGCGCATGGTCGACGAGGGGCAAATCGACCTGACCCTGGTGGACTCCAACGAAGTCGCGATGAACCAGGTGTACTTCCCCAACGTGCGCGTGGCGTTCGACCTTGGCAACGCCAGCAACCAGAGCTGGGCCGTCGCGCCGGGTGAAGACAACAGCCTGCTCAATGAGATCAACAGCTACCTGGACAAGGTAGAGAAGAACGGCACCCTGCAGCGCCTTAAAGACCGCTACTACGGGCACGTCGATGTACTCGGCTATGTCGGCGCCTACACCTTCGCCCA
It contains:
- the purL gene encoding phosphoribosylformylglycinamidine synthase; the protein is MLILRGAPALSAFRHSKLLEQLSQKVPAVTGLYAEFAHFADVTGVLTADEQQVLARLLKYGPSVPVQEPTGRLFLVLPRFGTISPWSSKASDIARNCGLEKIQRLERGIAFYVAGQFSDAEAELIASSLHDRMTQIIVSQLEQAAGLFSHAAPKPLTAIDVLGGGRAALEKANTELGLALAEDEIDYLVEAFNGLKRNPHDIELMMFAQANSEHCRHKIFNASWDIDGQSQEKSLFGMIKNTYVMHSEGVLSAYKDNASVIVGSVAGRFFPDPETRQYGAVQEPVHILMKVETHNHPTAIAPFPGAATGSGGEIRDEGATGRGAKPKAGLTGFTVSNLQIPGFEQPWEVPYGKPERIVTALDIMIEGPLGGAAFNNEFGRPALTGYFRTFEQSITTPRGDEVRGYHKPIMLAGGMGNIREEHVKKGEILVGSKLIVLGGPAMLIGLGGGAASSMATGTSSADLDFASVQRENPEMERRCQEVIDRCWQLGDKNPISFIHDVGAGGLSNAFPELVNDGDRGGRFELRNIPNDEPGMAPHEIWSNESQERYVLAVGPEDFARFQAICERERCPFAVVGEATAEPQLTVTDSHFGNSPVDMPLEVLLGKAPRMHRSAVREAELGDDFDPSTLELADSIERVLHHPAVASKSFLITIGDRTITGLVARDQMVGPWQVPVADVAVTATSFDVYTGEAMAMGERTPLALLDAPASGRMAIGETLTNIAASRIGKLSDIKLSANWMSAAGHPGEDARLYDTVKAVGMELCPELGITIPVGKDSMSMATRWNDEGVDKTVTSPLSLIVTGFAPVTDIRQTLTPQLRMDKGTTDLILIDLGRGQNRMGASILAQTHGKLGKHAPDVDDAEDLKAFFAVIQGLNADGHLLAYHDRSDGGLLTSVVEMAFAGHCGLNIVLDSVAEDASEINGILFNEELGAVIQVRQDATPDVLAQFSAAGLDDCVAVIGQPINNGEINISFNGDTVFAGQRRLLQRQWSETSYQIQRLRDNADCAEQEFDVILEEDNPGLSTKLSFDVNQDIAAPYIKKGIRPQVAVLREQGVNGQVEMAAAFDRAGFNAIDVHMSDILAGRVDLNEFKGLVACGGFSYGDVLGAGEGWAKSALFNSRARDAFQGFFERNDSFTLGVCNGCQMMSNLSELIPGSEFWPHFVRNRSEQFEARVAMVQVQESNSIFLQGMAGSRMPIAIAHGEGHAEFASEEALLEADLSGCVSMRFVDNHGKVTESYPANPNGSPRGITGLTSRDGRVTIMMPHPERVFRAVQNSWRPEEWNEDGAWMRMFRNARVWVN
- the mltF gene encoding membrane-bound lytic murein transglycosylase MltF, coding for MFSPTALRPRCAKWLIATGLFLMLSACVDKPSTLERIKEDGVLRVITRNSPATYFQDRNGETGFEYELVKRFADDLGVKLEIETADNLDDLFGQLGKPNGPVLAAAGLVSSEQRKQQVRFSHPYLEVTPQIIYRNGQSRPTNAADLVGKKIMVLKGSTHAEQLAALKQQNPAIEYEESDAVEVVDLLRMVDEGQIDLTLVDSNEVAMNQVYFPNVRVAFDLGNASNQSWAVAPGEDNSLLNEINSYLDKVEKNGTLQRLKDRYYGHVDVLGYVGAYTFAQHLQQRLPKYEKHFRAYAKEEKVDWRLLAAIGYQESLWQPAVTSKTGVRGLMMLTQNTAQAMGVSNRLDAKQSIMGGAKYLAKIKEELDDKIAEPDRTWFALAAYNVGTGHLDDARILAKKEGLNPNKWLDVKKMLPRLSQKQWYSKTRYGYARGGEPVHFVANIRRYYDILTWVTQPQLEGNQVVEGNLHVPGVDKTKPPEDNPQL